Proteins from a single region of Chryseobacterium sp. T16E-39:
- a CDS encoding thioredoxin family protein: protein MYTELTEDTLQNIVNDNEKVVVQYGATWCGNCRIMKPKFKKLASENDAIPFLYVDAEKLPESRKLAKVDNLPTFAIFKNGELVNQVQSNQAESLINLFNEL, encoded by the coding sequence ATGTATACAGAGTTAACAGAAGATACATTACAGAATATCGTAAATGACAATGAAAAAGTAGTCGTTCAATATGGCGCTACATGGTGTGGAAACTGCAGAATTATGAAACCTAAGTTCAAAAAACTGGCTTCTGAAAATGATGCAATCCCATTCTTATATGTAGATGCTGAAAAATTACCGGAAAGCAGAAAATTAGCTAAAGTGGATAACCTACCTACTTTTGCAATCTTCAAAAATGGTGAATTGGTAAATCAGGTTCAGTCTAATCAGGCAGAAAGTTTAATTAACCTATTTAACGAATTATAA
- a CDS encoding acyl-CoA reductase, with protein MNIENQVLGLIKLSGYIRAYLAKSAEEFNESDSEFELLLKRSEIENPWFTIDNQKFAFQQWADLLTEENLKDWLKDYSASEVSKRVGLILAGNIPLVGWHDVISVVLSNHIPVIKLSSKDKYVIPFLLEKWKEFSDNEVMYEFVEKLENFDAVIATGSNNTARYLEYYFKNHLNIIRKNRTSVAVLKGDETEAELKLLANDIFQYFGLGCRNVTRIFIPEDFVIDRLFESFIDHKDIINHHKYANNYDYNRAVYLLNQDQFWDNNFVMLKEDDKLFSPLSVINFSRYKSIDDVRSFLADNEENIQCVVAKDELELNSIHFGEAQNPGLDTYADNVDTMKFLEIV; from the coding sequence TTAATGAAAGTGATTCTGAATTCGAATTATTATTGAAAAGATCAGAAATAGAGAATCCGTGGTTTACCATTGATAATCAGAAATTTGCTTTTCAGCAATGGGCAGATTTACTGACTGAAGAAAACCTAAAGGATTGGCTTAAAGATTATTCTGCTTCTGAAGTTTCAAAAAGAGTAGGGTTGATCTTAGCTGGAAATATTCCTTTAGTAGGATGGCATGATGTGATTTCTGTTGTGCTGAGCAATCATATTCCCGTGATCAAATTATCTTCAAAAGACAAATATGTAATTCCTTTTTTACTGGAAAAGTGGAAAGAATTCTCTGATAATGAGGTAATGTATGAATTTGTAGAAAAGTTGGAAAACTTTGATGCAGTGATTGCTACCGGAAGTAATAATACAGCAAGGTACCTGGAATACTATTTCAAGAATCATCTGAATATCATCCGTAAGAACAGAACTTCGGTTGCAGTTCTGAAAGGAGATGAAACAGAAGCTGAACTGAAGCTCTTAGCAAACGATATTTTCCAGTATTTTGGATTAGGCTGCAGAAATGTGACCAGAATCTTTATTCCTGAAGACTTTGTTATAGACAGGCTGTTTGAAAGCTTCATCGATCATAAAGATATTATCAATCATCATAAATATGCCAATAATTATGACTATAACAGAGCCGTTTATCTGTTGAATCAGGATCAATTCTGGGATAATAATTTTGTGATGCTGAAAGAAGATGATAAATTATTCAGCCCGCTTTCAGTCATTAATTTTAGCAGATATAAATCTATAGATGATGTGAGAAGCTTTTTGGCTGATAATGAAGAGAATATTCAGTGTGTAGTGGCTAAAGATGAGTTGGAATTAAACTCGATTCATTTTGGGGAAGCACAAAACCCAGGCCTGGATACTTATGCTGATAATGTGGACACGATGAAGTTTCTGGAAATAGTTTAA
- a CDS encoding DUF6952 family protein, translating into MKLPVIRQFYQNQTPENLEKTLEVLESFSEFRGTSEEDLNVAGELITNICGALEVHANVQNGMSEKDALNSFAQKVLGSIDK; encoded by the coding sequence ATGAAGTTACCCGTAATCAGACAATTTTATCAGAATCAAACTCCTGAAAATCTTGAAAAAACACTAGAAGTTCTTGAAAGCTTCAGTGAATTCAGAGGAACAAGTGAAGAAGATTTAAATGTAGCAGGAGAATTAATTACTAATATCTGCGGAGCATTAGAAGTTCATGCCAATGTTCAAAATGGCATGAGTGAAAAAGATGCTTTAAATTCTTTTGCACAAAAGGTTTTAGGGTCTATAGATAAGTAA
- a CDS encoding peptidylprolyl isomerase produces MKKILLAILLFTTSFFFSQEVIDLKVENGKKNESNVEISKDKIGLYNEKYLSFIKALKTPANRKAIDDLLSEKVKTLVTDKILKKLSDGIDLNRKMEIFKSGHQTLLDGMSYPMIQYKYSDDKASEPKDLITVLFEDDGKIIGVRPVEKK; encoded by the coding sequence ATGAAAAAAATACTTTTAGCCATACTACTTTTCACAACATCATTTTTCTTTTCACAAGAGGTGATAGATCTAAAAGTTGAGAATGGCAAAAAAAATGAATCTAATGTAGAGATAAGTAAGGATAAGATAGGGCTATACAATGAAAAATATCTTTCGTTTATAAAGGCTTTAAAAACTCCCGCAAACCGTAAAGCAATTGATGACTTACTTTCGGAAAAAGTAAAAACGCTGGTTACAGATAAAATTCTGAAGAAACTATCAGATGGGATTGACCTTAATCGGAAAATGGAAATTTTTAAATCGGGTCATCAGACTCTTCTTGATGGAATGAGCTATCCAATGATTCAGTATAAATATTCAGATGATAAAGCTTCTGAGCCAAAAGATCTTATTACCGTTTTATTTGAAGATGACGGTAAAATAATAGGAGTGAGGCCGGTAGAGAAAAAATAA
- a CDS encoding Bax inhibitor-1 family protein produces the protein MIKDVLVAQSTEVEKADFYKKTYLHVALSILAFIGVETILLKTVPAELIYMMFAQKYVWLLIIGVFWLASVLASKWSLSQNKSTQYMGLGFYILLEAVIFLPLIYIAMVYSGPNVIFQAATLTIAMFAGISAVAFTSKRDFSFLRNIIVIGGFVSIGLIVAGMIFGFNLGLWFSVGMVILASATILYQTSKLKDSYGTDQYVGAALQLFASIMLLFWYILSILMSRRN, from the coding sequence ATGATTAAAGATGTTTTAGTGGCCCAATCTACCGAGGTAGAAAAGGCTGATTTTTACAAAAAAACGTATCTGCATGTTGCGCTGTCAATTCTTGCATTTATCGGAGTGGAAACCATTTTATTGAAAACAGTTCCTGCGGAACTGATTTACATGATGTTTGCACAGAAGTATGTCTGGTTATTGATCATTGGGGTTTTCTGGCTAGCTTCTGTATTGGCCTCAAAATGGTCTCTGTCACAGAACAAATCAACTCAGTACATGGGGCTTGGTTTTTATATATTATTGGAAGCTGTTATTTTTCTGCCCCTGATTTATATTGCAATGGTTTATTCCGGGCCTAATGTTATATTCCAGGCTGCTACCTTAACTATCGCTATGTTTGCAGGAATATCTGCTGTTGCTTTTACCTCCAAAAGAGATTTTTCATTTTTAAGAAATATCATTGTCATCGGTGGATTTGTTTCCATAGGACTTATAGTAGCCGGAATGATTTTCGGATTCAATCTTGGACTTTGGTTCTCTGTGGGGATGGTCATCCTGGCTTCGGCGACTATTTTATATCAAACGAGCAAGCTTAAAGATTCATATGGTACGGATCAATATGTGGGAGCAGCTCTACAGCTTTTTGCTTCGATTATGCTTTTGTTCTGGTATATCTTAAGTATCTTAATGAGCAGAAGAAATTAA